The genomic stretch GTAGGAGTAAACTCAAGACTAGACAGTATTCAGGCTGCAATTTTAAGAAAAAAACTTCCGAATCTTGATTCTTATAACGATGCAAGAAGAAAAGCAGCTGATTATTATGATGAAGCTTTTGCGGGGCATGCAAATATTCTGACTCCGAAAAGAGCAGAAAACTCAACTCACGTATTTCATCAATATACTTTAAGAATTGTAAACGGGAAACGTAATGAATTACAGAAATTCCTTACTGAAAAAGAAATTCCGGCGATGATCTATTATCCTGTGGCTTTAAGAAAACAAAAAGCGTATTATCAGGAAAGTAATGATGCAGATTTTGTGAATACAGATAAGCTTTTGGATCAGGTAATTTCTCTTCCGATGCATACCGAATTGGATGAAGAACAGTTGAAGTATATTACTGATGCTGTGTTGGAGTTTATGGGATAATGAAAAAAAGAAATCTGTTTTCTAATGATTTTGTAGATATAGTCAGCAAAATGTTGACACTTTTCATGGTTTTTATTTATATAATAATACTTTTTAATATCAGCATAAGTACGAAACCAGTGAGATTTATATTTATTGTTTTTTTATTAACTATATCAGTTTTACAATTTTATTTTTTTATAATAAAAAATAGAAAAGGTATTATATTAACAAATGTACATCTCTGCATAATGTTAGGGTTTGTAGCTTATGGTTTAATTAAAGACTTGATTATTAATAGATTTTACACAAGCGATACTAACGGATTAATTTTTTTTATTTTTATTATTTCGCTGTCGATATTTATTGTAAATAAATATAAAACTTCAACAATTGAATACAGTGATTTAGATGAATTAGGAAAAAAACAAGATTAAAAAAACATAAATAAACAATGGCAATACTAGTCACAGGCGGACTTGGATACATCGGTTCTCACACCGTTGTAGAATTAATCAATAATAACTTTGAAGTAATCATTGTTGATGATTTATCTAATTCAGAAAAATTTATTTTACATAATATTGAGGAAATTACAGGTAAACGACCTATATTTTATCCTTTTGATCTGAAAAGAAAAGAACTTCTTAATCAGGTTTTTGATGCACATGAGATTGAGGGTTGCATTAATTTTGCAGCTTTTAAAGCAGTTGGCGAAAGTCAGGAAAAACCAATTGATTATTATGAAAATAATCTCTTTTCGCTAATCAATATTCTTCAGGAATTTAAAGCCAGAAAAATTTCAAATTTTATTTTCAGTTCATCTTGTACGGTTTACGGACAAGCTGATGAAATGCCAATTAATGAAGAGACCCCGCTAAAAATGCCGGAAAGTGTGTACGGGAAAACCAAGCAGATGGGAGAAGAGATCTTAAAAGATTTTGCCAAAGCTTATCATAGCAAAATCTGCCTTTTGAGATATTTTAACCCTATTGGAGCACATCCGTCAGCTTTATTGGGAGAATTACCGATCGGAGTTCCGAATAATTTGGTACCTTATTTGATGCAGACAGCTGCAGGAATCCGTGAGAAACTAAATATCTGGGGTAATGACTATCCTACGGAAGACGGAACTGCAATTCGTGACTATATTTATGTTGTAGACCTGGCGAAAGCTCACGTTGCTGCATTGAAAAGTTTAATGAATAAAAATTCTGAAGAAACCGTAATTGATATTTATAATCTGGGCACAGGAAGAGGTTCATCAGTTTTGGAAGTAGTACAGGCATTTGAATCTGCAAATGAAGTTGCTGTACCTTATCAGATTTGCGATAGGAGAGAAGGTGATATCATTGTTGCTTATGCTAATGCTGATAAAGCGGAAAAAGAGCTTAATTGGAAATCTGAAACTTCATTGGAAGAAGCTTTGAAAACGGTATGGGAATGGCAGAAATATTTGGTGTCGCGAAAAAATTAAAATTACAAATAACAGTATAAATAATATGAAAACGGAAAGAATAGGCATTACATTTTCCTCATTTGATTTACTGCATGCAGGTCATATCAAAATGTTGGAAGAAGCCAAAACGGTTTGTGATTACCTGATTGTTGGCTTACAGATTGATCCGTCACATGATCGTCCTACAAAGAATAAACCCACTCAAACGATTGTTGAGCGATATATCCAGCTCAAAGCTGTAAATGCAGTGGATGAAATTATTCCTTATTATACAGAACAAGATTTAGAAGATATTTTAAAGTCTTTTGTGATTGATGTACGAATTATCGGAGATGATTATTTCGATCGTGACTTCACAGGTAAAAAATATTGTGAGGAAAAAGGTATTGAGATTTTTTATAATAAAAGAGATCACCGTTTTTCTTCCAGCGATTTAAGGAAAAGAATATATGAAGCTGAAATGCAAAAATTGAAATAAAAAAAGTCCCGAAAAATTAATTTCGGGACTTTTTTATGATTGATTGTCAATGATATTACATTGGCCCGCCTTGTTGGTCGTCGCCTGTAGCATTTGAATTTACGTCTTTCTTTCTCTTCGGCTGCTCAATCTTTTCACCTTGCTTGAATCTATAAGTTAAAGATACCGCAAATTGTCTTGGCTGCCATTGCATGTAAGATTCTCGAGTAAAGTTCTCACCATAAGTAGTAGATCTCATTGCTCTTGTATTGAAAATATCTTGTACATTAAATGACAATGTTCCGTTACCATTCCAAATTGTTTTTGATGCTCCTAAATTTAAAGCATACATATCTTTTCTATCCTGATAAGCAGTTTTTTGTCCTCCTCTGTAGAAACCTTGCAACTGGAAACTAAATGTTTTGTCAATTTTAAATGTGGAAGTCAATCTTGCTCTTGTAGAAAAACCACTACCGTTAAAATCTGCTGTTGCTATGATCGGGTTTCCATCATTATCCAATGTGTTATAAAGTACACTACCTTTTGTTTTGTACCCGAATAAATCAACATTACCTAAAAATTTTAACCAACTTGTTGCATCCCAGTTAAAATTTAAATCTAAACCGAAACGGTCATCAGATCCCAAATTGATAGGTTTTGTATGGAAAACAATTCGGTCTTCTTGCTGGCCAAGGCTATTTGTAAACGTTTCTTTCTCATTATAAACCAACATTTTTGTATCATCTGTTTGATGTCTATAATAGATAGTTGGATTTATTGTAAATTTCTTTTTAGAAATACTATAACCAAATTCATATGAATCAACGTAAGAAGGATTCAAATCGATATTCCCATCAAATATATTTTGGTTGTCATTATAGTTAGGGTTAGGTATCAAAAAGAAAGATCTTGGTCTGTCTATTCTTCTAGTGTAATTTAGTAAAAACTGACTGTCTTTTGCTAATTCATAACTCAAATAAACACTTGGAAAAAGATTATTGTAACTTTTTCTGCTTCTGATATCCTCATCTTCAGGGTTTAGATTTGCATAATCAATGTCTATATTTGAGTATTCATTTCTTACTCCTACCTGATAACCTAATTTTCCAATTTTACTTTTAAATTGTAAATATCCCGCATTAAACATTTCTTTATATCTGGCTTCATAAGTATATGTTCCTAAGAAATTCAATAAAGGAACATTCACAGTACTTTCTCTTACATCATTATCATAATCATTTTGATTAATATCAATTCTGTACCCTGCTTCAATTCTAGAATTCTCTCCAATAGGAAGTTCATAATCCGCTTTACCGATTAATGTTTTATTTTTGGTAGTTTGATTGATGATATTCTGCAGTTCAAAGTTACCATTATTGGTCTCATCAATGTTGGTATCGTTGTAGGATCTGTTGCTCTGTAAACTCAATGATAAAGCAATATTCTGACCTTTATCGTCAAATTTATGGTCTAGTCCTATGTCACCTTGAAATGCGAGGTTATTATTAACACTGTTGGTTAATCTATTTCTAAAAGTATCAGGAGCGCTAAAAAGTTGGTTATTATAAGTAACGTTACCAGAATTTTCGCTATCAAATGTTCTTACAGTTCCCGATAAGTTAAAAGAAGTTTTATCAGAAAAATCATAAACAATTCCTCCCGAAGCATTATAATTTTTATTTTGGCTCTCACTAATGTTCTCTTGGTTGCTTTGAACAGTACTTCCGATCTTAGTTACATTAGTAAAATAATTATCAGTTCTATTCGTATTTTTAGATTCACGGTAACCACCGCCACCATTCAAAAACCAGGTAAGATTACCTTTTCTCCAGCTCAGATTTGTGTTTAAGTTGGTTTGAGGTAAATATCCTAAAGTTCCGGTAACACTACCGTTGAAACCTGTCTTTTTATTCTTCTTTAAAATAATATTTAAAATACCTGCAGTTCCGCTTGCTTCAAATTTTGAAGAAGGGTTGGTAATCACTTCGATTCTTTCAATTTGATCGGCAGGAATACTTTGTAATGCATTGGCTCCGTCATCAATTCCAAGAAGAGCAGAAGGTTTTCCGTTAATTAAAAAACGAACGTTTGAGCTTCCTCTCATCGAAACTGTTCCGTCTGTATCTACAGAAACCGATGGTACATTTGATAAAACATCCTGAAGGTTACCACCTTTACTCACAATATCCTGAGACGGGTCATACGTTCTTTTATCCAGCTCAACTTTATATGGTTTTGCCGTTGCTGTAATCACAACGCCCTGAATATCCTGCGTTTTTAGATTGGTATTTGTTGCCTCAGGCTCTATAGAAAGTGCACCAATACTTCCAGCGGTTGTAATCTGCTTATTGATAACGCTTTTTTTGTAATCGATTGCTTCGACGATAACATCGTAATTACCGGGCGTAAGATCTAGTTTGTAGTTTCCTTTTTCGTCGGTAAGCGTCGCATCGCTCAACAGTTTAGTCGCTTTATTGCTAAAAGTTACAGAAGCATAAGCAACAGGTTGGTTGCTTTTATCAACTATAGTACCCGAAACTCCTACTTTGTCCTGAGCAAAAGCAAAAGCTGCTGCAGATAATACAAAAGTAAGTCCTAGGGTTTTCTTTGTGAAAATACTGATTATTTCCGTCTGATTCATAAGGTATTCTTTAGATAAAATTGTAATCAAAAAGGCTTTAATTTTATTAATTCATTAAACCTTTTAAAATTAGAATTTCACGATTCGTTTATTATTTTTAATAGATAGGTCGTCTTTAAGAGCTAAATGTTAATTATTAATTTGTTAAAATAAAGTTAAATATATTTATTATTTGATATTTTTTGAATTTAACCAATCCTGATACGCTTTTGCATTGATGACGTGTTGCTCTGCGCTTGCCGTAAATTTGTGGAATCCAAATCTTTCCGGATCTGCACACATGAAAATATAATCGTGCTTTTCAGGGCTTAAAACTGCATCCACAGAATTTTTATCTACCACACAAATAGGTCCCGGAGGAATTCCTGCATTAGCGTATGTGTTATAAGGTGATGGAGTGGAAAGGTGTTTATAAAAAACTCTTTTGATAGATTCTTTAAAGTTGGTCTGTTTGTTTATTGCGTAAATAACGGTTGGGTCAGATTGCAGTTTCATTCCTTTTTTATATCTGTTTAAATATAAGCCGGCAATAGTTTTCATTTCATCGGGTTTTCCTCCCGATTCTTTGTAAACAATAGATGCCAAAGCATAAATTTGATCTCTTGTTAAACCAGATTGTTGTTCTTTTGCCTTTCTTTCAGAAGTCCAGAACTCATTGTATTGATCTTCAAATTTTTTGAAAAATTCTTTTGGAGTTACCGTCCAGAAAAAATTATAAGTATCGATGAAGAAATATTTTTTTAAATCTTCAGCATTTTTGTATCCTTTTTCAGAAGCTATTTTATCG from Chryseobacterium indoltheticum encodes the following:
- a CDS encoding TonB-dependent receptor domain-containing protein, encoding MNQTEIISIFTKKTLGLTFVLSAAAFAFAQDKVGVSGTIVDKSNQPVAYASVTFSNKATKLLSDATLTDEKGNYKLDLTPGNYDVIVEAIDYKKSVINKQITTAGSIGALSIEPEATNTNLKTQDIQGVVITATAKPYKVELDKRTYDPSQDIVSKGGNLQDVLSNVPSVSVDTDGTVSMRGSSNVRFLINGKPSALLGIDDGANALQSIPADQIERIEVITNPSSKFEASGTAGILNIILKKNKKTGFNGSVTGTLGYLPQTNLNTNLSWRKGNLTWFLNGGGGYRESKNTNRTDNYFTNVTKIGSTVQSNQENISESQNKNYNASGGIVYDFSDKTSFNLSGTVRTFDSENSGNVTYNNQLFSAPDTFRNRLTNSVNNNLAFQGDIGLDHKFDDKGQNIALSLSLQSNRSYNDTNIDETNNGNFELQNIINQTTKNKTLIGKADYELPIGENSRIEAGYRIDINQNDYDNDVRESTVNVPLLNFLGTYTYEARYKEMFNAGYLQFKSKIGKLGYQVGVRNEYSNIDIDYANLNPEDEDIRSRKSYNNLFPSVYLSYELAKDSQFLLNYTRRIDRPRSFFLIPNPNYNDNQNIFDGNIDLNPSYVDSYEFGYSISKKKFTINPTIYYRHQTDDTKMLVYNEKETFTNSLGQQEDRIVFHTKPINLGSDDRFGLDLNFNWDATSWLKFLGNVDLFGYKTKGSVLYNTLDNDGNPIIATADFNGSGFSTRARLTSTFKIDKTFSFQLQGFYRGGQKTAYQDRKDMYALNLGASKTIWNGNGTLSFNVQDIFNTRAMRSTTYGENFTRESYMQWQPRQFAVSLTYRFKQGEKIEQPKRKKDVNSNATGDDQQGGPM
- a CDS encoding adenylyltransferase/cytidyltransferase family protein; translated protein: MKTERIGITFSSFDLLHAGHIKMLEEAKTVCDYLIVGLQIDPSHDRPTKNKPTQTIVERYIQLKAVNAVDEIIPYYTEQDLEDILKSFVIDVRIIGDDYFDRDFTGKKYCEEKGIEIFYNKRDHRFSSSDLRKRIYEAEMQKLK
- the galE gene encoding UDP-glucose 4-epimerase GalE, with amino-acid sequence MAILVTGGLGYIGSHTVVELINNNFEVIIVDDLSNSEKFILHNIEEITGKRPIFYPFDLKRKELLNQVFDAHEIEGCINFAAFKAVGESQEKPIDYYENNLFSLINILQEFKARKISNFIFSSSCTVYGQADEMPINEETPLKMPESVYGKTKQMGEEILKDFAKAYHSKICLLRYFNPIGAHPSALLGELPIGVPNNLVPYLMQTAAGIREKLNIWGNDYPTEDGTAIRDYIYVVDLAKAHVAALKSLMNKNSEETVIDIYNLGTGRGSSVLEVVQAFESANEVAVPYQICDRREGDIIVAYANADKAEKELNWKSETSLEEALKTVWEWQKYLVSRKN
- the mltG gene encoding endolytic transglycosylase MltG — translated: MKKAILIIVLLILAVAGFFGLKFYSKYYGSNVSKEGYVLIPHGANFNQVLDSIRPYVDNKESFFDVAKDKNMDEYFKPGRYHFAKGANNTSLVNMIKAGNQTENSFRIGDFGDIYQMVGKVSKKTELDSLKFVNDLDKIASEKGYKNAEDLKKYFFIDTYNFFWTVTPKEFFKKFEDQYNEFWTSERKAKEQQSGLTRDQIYALASIVYKESGGKPDEMKTIAGLYLNRYKKGMKLQSDPTVIYAINKQTNFKESIKRVFYKHLSTPSPYNTYANAGIPPGPICVVDKNSVDAVLSPEKHDYIFMCADPERFGFHKFTASAEQHVINAKAYQDWLNSKNIK